A genomic segment from Drosophila willistoni isolate 14030-0811.24 chromosome 2L unlocalized genomic scaffold, UCI_dwil_1.1 Seg72.1, whole genome shotgun sequence encodes:
- the LOC6646291 gene encoding serine protease filzig encodes MFNHECAQRGGEVVGACMDGFLFGACCQIPQTHELASTLINDAQNAYFQQHQQQQHAAQSSYENYGEQQLSEEEQLPSSSQNIDKVYQQLGSSSTPSNGYSVEQTQHEFASTEAATYSSPSSASSSGSVEFEQVHEEPQQTVEKIPEPPTLHVHKHSVKINSPSSPPQNDDFVMQVLSTLPPEHSQDHRVTFTTEVPMKLANLDSHASSESSSFEEPTSQTPAPSTRPPTRTTTTKVTTTRPKPKPKPKPVPQLVETMKRPKPKPAQQTTASTTTTTHMHHHNHLILDGGEFTHSDITHPGADADLVEDLQFSTGYGPQPIYVEPPKDSSSTQPSASAEDKYDQVPTYTDNNFKRPSSHSPGTTVSSITTHVDSIESIILQLNNTNHGPSYNVVNNQQTPPSYGGYPSSSQSATEQPSSEFYPEANNEADKSSYATTDITASYDKVSDEQDLSGEASPELPTARPIYGEDDTSAALEEHTMPATGYHDAISPLAPQTSEFNKMPVMGIAYPVDMSYIEEESGQSNTESSYQTLAQIPTEKEPQHAHPSPAYVRPTTNVNKPNRPVSSYIGMVTMQNYNTKKPSVSEYQGQLPAEVSVSSHTTKVQEDYAESPSSEGYSQPIMTSTTSAFISSTSKPLAQRPQYDSTYDTSSLRPVLVTASPRPRPPLRPQVSSKRPAIKKPINNESTKKKPQPASNYGQGEDESPITHIQIKKPSNSYNKPTVEQTAQTSYPQSAEAPASNYQQPEVSASTNYKQPEQTGYPQTEASVENYEQSAAAASTYQQSEETGYPQLHQEVSKKPPSGVNYDQPAPQPSLTYNEEGAVASSPARKPSTAKPVSTSYVTGPSTPRPPATVDYHYDNVPPLFMADDKLDAFIQSTAENIVGSTPGNYQPPLYATASTPVHVHRPTTANYGHKRPGFVQINNTPKPPRPTVLITPKPTAINLVTASPSASPVSSNDFEDPGYFGSSPLHVSAFTQSTTEAEALYAVPSDDKPAFPGYYGPTPTYPAFPVPGEKIGQQVANDETYTSPNDFVNFPPVRNPNLNMSAASSAVTSDLELSTPAFVEDIVLKDKMHTLVHKLVASLQGNFEALADMIDETNNTASTYQAGPISGAGGGSGVTTKKPTRKPVRQGSTTKPKATTTKKPVTRVTTKAPNKKTSVTTRKPQTANRRTTVAPSTVTTRKPTATKKPTRRVSTVKTTTVSSARPADDEIVDEEDEEDVNPNPQDNEVDQDSTLSSYGGANGRKIQCGIRPHVKSGRIVGGKGSSFGAFPWQVLVRESTWLGLFTKNKCGGVLITSRYVITAAHCQPGFLASLVAVMGEFDISGDLESKRPVTKNVKRVIVHRQYDPATFENDLALLEMDSPVQFDTHIVPICMPNDVADFTGRMATVTGWGRLKYGGGVPSVLQEVQVPIIENSVCQEMFHTAGHNKKILNSFLCAGYANGQKDSCEGDSGGPLVLQRPDGRYELAGTVSHGIKCAAPYLPGVYMRTTFYKPWLRSITGVK; translated from the exons ATGTTCAATCATGAGTGCGCCCAACGTGGAGGCGAAGTAGTGGGAGCCTGCATGGATGGTTTTCTGTTTGGCGCCTGCTGTCAGATACCACAAACCCATGAACTGGCCAGCACTTTGATCAATGATGCCCAAAATGCCTATTtccagcaacatcagcagcaacaacatgcCGCTCAGTCATCGTACGAGAACTATGGGGAACAGCAGCTGAGTGAGGAGGAGCAATTGCCCTCATCTTCGCAGAATATTGATAAGGTCTATCAGCAGTTGGGTAGCAGTAGTACCCCCAGCAATGGGTACAGTGTGGAACAGACACAACATGAGTTTGCCTCAACAGAGGCGGCCACTTACTCCTCCCCCTCTTCGGCTTCCTCTTCGGGTAGTGTGGAGTTTGAGCAGGTACATGAGGAGCCACAACAAACGGTTGAAAAGATTCCGGAACCACCTACTCTGCATGTCCACAAGCATTCGGTAAAGATCAATTCACCATCATCGCCACCACAAAATGATGATTTTGTGATGCAAGTACTGAGCACTTTACCCCCAGAGCATAGTCAAGATCATCGCGTTACCTTTACCACTGAGGTGCCCATGAAACTGGCCAATTTGGATAGTCATGCCAGTTCCGAGTCTAGTTCATTTGAAGAGCCCACCTCACAAACTCCAGCGCCCAGCACAAGACCTCCCacgagaacaacaacaactaaagtgACCACAACGAGACCCAAGCCAAAACCAAAGCCTAAGCCGGTGCCACAGCTGGTGGAGACAATGAAACGACCCAAGCCAAAGCCTGCACAGCAGACCACAGCGTCGACAACCACCACCACACATAtgcatcatcataatcatctgATACTGGATGGTGGTGAGTTCACACACAGCGATATTACCCATCCGGGAGCCGATGCTGATTTGGTAGAAGATTTGCAATTCTCAACGGGCTATGGACCACAGCCTATTTATGTGGAACCTCCCAAGGATAGCAGCAGCACACAACCGAGTGCTTCAGCCGAAGATAAATATGACCAAGTGCCAACTTATACCGACAATAATTTCAAGCGTCCAAGCAGCCATAGTCCTGGAACAACTGTTTCCTCCATTACAACGCATGTTGATTCAATTGAGTCAATCATTTTGCAATTGAATAACACCAATCATGGTCCTTCCTACAATGTGGTCAATAACCAACAGACACCACCTTCTTATGGCGGATATCCCAGCTCAAGTCAGAGTGCCACAGAACAGCCTTCTAGTGAGTTCTACCCAGAGGCTAACAACGAAGCTGATAAGTCATCTTACGCCACCACTGACATCACTGCTTCCTATGACAAGGTCTCTGATGAACAGGACCTCTCAGGTGAAGCATCACCAGAGTTGCCCACGGCAAGACCCATTTATGGCGAGGACGATACATCTGCTGCCCTCGAGGAGCATACTATGCCAGCCACTGGATATCATGATGCCATCTCACCACTGGCTCCACAAACATCTGAGTTCAATAAAATGCCTGTAATGGGCATTGCCTATCCAGTGGATATGTCCTACATCGAGGAGGAATCGGGCCAATCGAATACCGAATCTAGCTATCAGACACTTGCCCAAATCCCCACTGAAAAGGAACCTCAACATGCTCATCCATCTCCAGCTTACGTAAGACCTACCACAAATGTCAATAAGCCCAATCGTCCAGTTAGCAGTTATATTGGTATGGTCACTATGCAAAATTACAATACTAAGAAGCCATCTGTTAGCGAATATCAAGGACAATTGCCAGCCGAAGTGTCTGTCTCTTCGCATACAACCAAAGTGCAAGAGGACTACGCTGAAAGTCCTTCATCCGAGGGTTACAGTCAACCAATTATGACATCTACAACATCCGCCTTTATTTCATCCACATCCAAGCCACTGGCTCAACGACCACAATACGACAGTACCTACGATACCTCATCACTGCGTCCAGTTTTAGTTACGGCTAGTCCTAGACCACGACCTCCATTGCGCCCACAGGTTAGCTCCAAGCGTCCAGCTATCAAGAAACCCATCAATAACGAGAGCACTAAGAAGAAACCTCAGCCTGCTAGCAATTATGGTCAAGGCGAAGACGAGTCGCCCATCACTCACATACAAATAAAGAAGCCTTCCAACTCTTACAACAAGCCAACTGTCGAGCAAACAGCACAAACGTCTTATCCACAATCAGCGGAAGCTCCTGCCTCGAACTACCAGCAACCCGAAGTTTCAGCTTCTACGAACTACAAACAGCCAGAACAAACTGGATATCCCCAGACAGAAGCTTCTGTGGAGAACTACGAGCAGTCAGCAGCTGCAGCATCTACCTATCAGCAATCCGAAGAAACCGGCTATCCTCAGTTGCATCAAGAAGTTTCCAAGAAACCACCATCCGGTGTCAACTATGATCAGCCAGCGCCGCAACCTTCGCTAACATACAACGAAGAGGGCGCTGTGGCCAGTTCACCTGCTCGCAAACCCTCAACAGCGAAGCCCGTCTCGACGAGCTATGTTACCGGACCCAGCACTCCACGTCCTCCAGCTACTGTCGACTACCATTATGACAATGTGCCACCTCTATTCATGGCCGATGATAAATTGGATGCCTTCATTCAAAGCACGGCTGAGAATATTGTAGGCTCGACGCCTGGAAATTATCAACCACCTCTTTATGCCACTGCCTCGACACCTGTGCATGTCCATCGACCAACCACTGCGAACTATGGGCATAAGAGACCTGGCTTTGTGCAGATCAACAACACACCAAAACCACCAAGACCCACCGTGTTGATAACACCCAAACCGACGGCCATCAATTTGGTGACGGCTTCTCCTTCAGCATCACCGGTAAGCTCGAACGATTTTGAGGATCCTGGCTACTTTGGCAGCAGTCCCCTGCATGTGTCCGCTTTCACACAATCCACCACAGAAGCGGAAGCGCTTTATGCAGTGCCATCCGATGACAAGCCTGCATTCCCTGGCTATTATGGGCCAACGCCCACCTATCCGGCATTCCCAGTGCCGGGCGAGAAGATTGGCCAGCAAGTGGCCAACGATGAGACATACACGTCACCGAACGATTTTGTTAACTTCCCGCCTGTGCGTAATCCAAATTTAAATATGTCCGCTGCCTCGAGCGCTGTCACCAGCGACTTGGAGCTCTCGACGCCCGCTTTTGTTGAGGATATTGTGCTGAAGGATAAAATGCACACGTTGGTGCACAAACTGGTTGCGTCATTGCAGGGCAACTTTGAGGCACTGGCCGATATGATTGATGAGACGAACAATACGGCATCTACCTACCAGGCGGGACCAATTAGTGGCGCCGGCGGCGGCTCTGGAGTCACCACTAAGAAGCCCACACGCAAGCCCGTGAGACAGGGCAGTACAACCAAGCCCAAGGCCACCACCACAAAGAAGCCAGTGACGCGTGTGACAACAAAAGCCCCGAACAAAAAGACATCGGTGACCACACGAAAACCCCAAACGGCAAATCGACGCACCACTGTGGCGCCATCAACGGTGACAACCCGCAAGCCGACAGCAACAAAGAAACCCACGCGACGTGTCAGTACAGTAAAAACGACAACAGTGAGCTCGGCTCGACCAGCTGACGATGAGATTGTCGACGAGGAGGATGAAGAGGATGTGAATCCAAATCCGCAAGATAATGAAGTTGATCAAGATAGCACTTTGAGCTCGTATGGCGGGGCCAATGGACGCAAGATTC AATGCGGCATTCGTCCACATGTCAAGTCTGGTCGTATTGTTGGCGGTAAAGGTTCTTCCTTTGGAGCCTTTCCCTGGCAAGTTCTAGTGCGTGAGTCCACCTGGCTGGGACTTTTCACAAAGAATAAATGCGGCGGTGTTTTGATCACCAGTCGCTATGTCATCACAGCAGCTCATTGTCAACCAGG CTTCTTGGCCTCTTTGGTGGCTGTTATGGGTGAATTTGATATTTCTGGTGATTTGGAAAGCAAACGTCCTGTTACCAAGAATGTCAAACGTGTCATTGTACATCGTCAATACGATCCAGCGACATTTGAAAATGATTTAGCTCTACTCGAAATGGATAGTCCCGTGCAGTTCGACACGCATATTG TACCCATTTGCATGCCCAACGATGTGGCCGATTTTACAGGACGCATGGCCACAGTCACTGGCTGGGGAAGACTTAAATATGGCGGCGGTGTGCCCTCAGTGTTGCAGGAAGTACAG GTGCCAATTATTGAGAATAGCGTGTGTCAGGAGATGTTCCACACCGCCGGTCACAATAAGAAAATACTCAACTCATTTCTGTGCGCTGGCTATGCCAATGGGCAAAAGGACTCTTGTGAG GGTGACAGTGGCGGTCCTTTGGTGCTACAGCGTCCTGATGGTCGCTATGAGCTAGCTGGAACTGTATCCCATGGCATTAAGTGTGCAGCGCCCTATTTGCCCGGTGTCTATATGAGGACCACCTTCTACAAGCCTTGGCTGCGTAGCATAACGGGTGTCAAATAG